Sequence from the Deltaproteobacteria bacterium genome:
CCGGTCGGTAACGTTGTTATCCGGCGAGGAAATCAGCCGGAGAATGCCGAGCGCCTTCAGGTACGAGGCGAGCGGGGTCGATGTGCAGCCGTCGAGGCGGTGATCGAACGACTCAGGCCTGTCCATAGCGCCCCTCCCGTTCCTTGGCTGACGCACGCCAGTCAGCGAGTCGGACAACGGTCTCCATCCAGGCAAGACGGAATGGCCCAAAACGGGCCAACAGTTCTCGGGTCCGCTCGATCCAGCTTTCGCCGGTCGTTTCGTCCCAGCCAATCTCCATCACCGAGAGACGCAAGGGTCCGCCGCCCCAACGTTCCCCTGTCCCCAAATCGACCGGCGGTATCTCGTCGCCTTCCCACACGCCGCGAGCGAACCGTATAGTGTCGCGTTCACCTTGGGGAGGCCGCTCGCGCGGCAACGCGCGAAGATTCATGCGGACCTTCCCGTGGTGCGCGGCCACCAAATAGGCGACGAGATCGGCGTCGCGTGACCATTCTTCTTGCTCGAAAAACGCCAGGGCGGACGCAAGTTCGTGGCGGAAGTAGGGCCGCGTGTGGCGCACGTTTCCCTTCACTGTCTTGGCAAGAAGCTGCTCTCGGGGCGCCCCTTGCGGCCCGAGGCCCCGGCGCATGGTGTCCTGAAAGACCGCGTGGGCCTTGCCCAGATCGTGCCAGCGAGCCGCGCGGACAATAGCGTCACGTGTCTGGGGCTCAACAGCGAGGGCGTCGCAGAGCGCCGCGGCCTCTGTCGCGACATGGCCGAGATGATCGGTGAGTGGGACCGCCACCCCGACGGCGCTTCGCGGATCGTCACCGTGACCTTCTTCGTCCTCTGCCGGATCACTTGTCACCCGAGCCGAATCCATCATGACCGAAATGCCTTCGACCCGCGATCCCGGATCACCGGTGAAGCCAACGTCGGCGGAATAACCGCCAGCGCGCAAATCGACCAGAAGGGTCACCCCAGGCCAGGGGTCGTCCCGGAACGGCTGCCAACCGTTCAGATTAGGGCGCCCGGTCGTCGCATCGACATGGCGCGCCTGCGGATCACGAACGTACACCAAAACGCCTTTCGTCTTGTTACTCTTGTCCTTGCGGACCTTCGTCAACCAGTCCTTCGCAAGGCCAATGGGTGCGGTGCACAACTCTTCCGCGCGAGGCGGACGCGGTGGTTCATCAACAGCGTCGGAAAGATCCCGCCAGAAGACCCGCACGTCCGTATCGTCGGCATCGCGCACGTAGGGCGATACATCGACATCAAAGCCGGTCAGATCGGGGTCGGTGTCAAACAGATCGTCAAGGTCCTTTCTCCGGATGACGTGTAGCGGCGGGTCGATCGGATCCGCTGGAGGAAGGTGAACGGGAGCGGCATCCGTCAAGGACACGAGTCGCTCCCGTGCTGCCTGCAATTCCTCAATCCGGTAGGGGAGCGCAAGTTCACGTTTCGTCTTCTCGTCCGTTTCGTTGTTCGAGTCGTCGAGCAGGTCAACCCAGTGAACTTCGGCGCCATCGTCGTATTCTGCGTAACGGTTGGCTCGACCGAACCGTTGAACCATGGATGACCAAGGCGCAAGTTCAGTGAACAGTACAGCCGAAGAGATGTCGATACCGGCCTCCACGGCCTGGGTCGTCACGACGATCATGTCCCGCGTTCGAGGATCGGTGAGCTTGGCCATCTCTCTCGTCCGATCGACCGCGCGAAAGCGTGAGTGGACAAGCGCGAGATCCGCCGGCGCATCCGATTTCTGGAGACAGCGGTATAAATCCTGAGCGCGCTTTACGCGATTGACTATGACCAACGTCTTGTGCCCCGAACGATGCGCCGCACGAACCGCCTTTGCGAGATCCTTGATGTACGATTCGATGTCGCCGGCCTTCGCGGAGCGTGGCGGGGGGACGTCTGAACACCGCACCGCCTTCTTTGCTCGTACAAGACGCCCAAGCCGATCACCGGCGTTCTGGTCCGGTGTCACGCGCATGACCTCAGATTCCGCAGGTTTCGGGTGATCTACGGTTACGAGCCATTCTGGTTCGAGGGTAGCGGAAATCCACAGGCTGTGAACTCGGCGTCCGGGCGTGCGCCAACCCGGCTCGGCACGAGCCTCCTCGCTACAGCGAAATGCTTCGATCTGCGTCGAGGTGGCACGTCCGGCACCCATGAGTTGCACTTCGTCGAAAACCCACTGTGTGTCGTCGTGAAGTATGGCGAACTCCATGGGCCAGTTGGCTCGGGACGAGGCGTACCCGCGCATGAGCGCCCTGCTGAGCAGCATGTCCTGAGTGCCAACGATCACCGCCGGTCGCTCCGGTCGTTCCAGCCATTTACCGCCATCCACACCGCCCATCAGGACATGCACATCGTTCCGTTCCGGCAAGACCCCTTGCGAACGGATTTCACTCGACAGCTTGTCCATCCATTCCCGGACCGAATTTGCTGTCTGCTCGACCAAAGTACGCATGGGTAGACACCAAACCAGCCGTCGTGGCGCCACTGCCGCAGCTTGCAGGCGGCGCGCCGCCCACCCGAGGGTGACCGCCGCGGTCTTGCCCGATCCAGTGGGCGCGATCAGGACACTTGGCCACCGACGCTCCATGAGCGTCCGCTGCCAAGGATCAGGACGCGAACCCAGCGCTATACGGTAGATTTCCTCTCCGTCCACGCCCTTGCTTTCTGAAATCATGAGATGATACCTCTGCGTTCCGCCAGCAGCCACTCTTTGCCTGCAACTTTGTAACCGCGTTCCGCCTCGAACGCGACAATCATCTTGAACATCGTCACCCCATCAGGAAGTCATGGCCCGTCGGCATGGATATAGCGACCACAATAACCAGCAAGCAACGCCCAAGCGGTTCACCGCCAAATATCGTCGGTGCTTCATGGTTCAACCAATGTTTCACCGCAGCAGGATAGCAAACCTGAGTGACATCCGGGGTCACGCCCGCAAAAGACTTGTGGGCGCGTCTCGATTCCTCCGCAGCGCCCGAGGCACAGTGCGCGCGGCGAGGTCACCCTGTTCGAGAATCTTTCGAGCTTCGTCGCGAACCTTGTCGCGGAAGGTGGCGGGGCCGATGACCTGAACTCCCCCGCCGAAGTGAAGCACCCAGCCCACCAGCTCGGGAGTATCGGCGACCCGGAGCGAAAGGGCCAAGCGCCCGTCTCGGGTTTTGTGGACCTGCTGGCTGTGGTGCCAGATACGGCCCTTCACCCATGCGGTCGTGGCCTTGTCGAACAGCAGTTCCAGCTCGATGGGCTTGCCGCGCATCACCACGAGGGAGTCCTTGACGTAGGCGTCGAGGTCGAAACACAGGGGCATCTGGCACGGGCGGTTGGTGAGAGACAGGGAGCGGATGCGATCCACGGCGAAGGTGCGCACGTCCCTTCGGAGGTGGCAGTAGCCGATGAGGAAAAGACCGCCGTCCGCGTACCACAAGCGGTACGGATCGACCTCGCGGCGCCGTGTCTGGTTGCGCGATGCGGTGTAGTAGCGCATCTGCACGGTGCGCGTACGTGAAATGGCGCGTGAGAGATGGTCGATGGTGTGGCGATGCTCGCGGTAGGTCTTGTGCGAGCCGAGCCCCACGGCGAACTGCCCTCGGAGGTTCTCGACATATGTCGCGCCTT
This genomic interval carries:
- a CDS encoding CRISPR-associated endonuclease Cas3''; translated protein: MISESKGVDGEEIYRIALGSRPDPWQRTLMERRWPSVLIAPTGSGKTAAVTLGWAARRLQAAAVAPRRLVWCLPMRTLVEQTANSVREWMDKLSSEIRSQGVLPERNDVHVLMGGVDGGKWLERPERPAVIVGTQDMLLSRALMRGYASSRANWPMEFAILHDDTQWVFDEVQLMGAGRATSTQIEAFRCSEEARAEPGWRTPGRRVHSLWISATLEPEWLVTVDHPKPAESEVMRVTPDQNAGDRLGRLVRAKKAVRCSDVPPPRSAKAGDIESYIKDLAKAVRAAHRSGHKTLVIVNRVKRAQDLYRCLQKSDAPADLALVHSRFRAVDRTREMAKLTDPRTRDMIVVTTQAVEAGIDISSAVLFTELAPWSSMVQRFGRANRYAEYDDGAEVHWVDLLDDSNNETDEKTKRELALPYRIEELQAARERLVSLTDAAPVHLPPADPIDPPLHVIRRKDLDDLFDTDPDLTGFDVDVSPYVRDADDTDVRVFWRDLSDAVDEPPRPPRAEELCTAPIGLAKDWLTKVRKDKSNKTKGVLVYVRDPQARHVDATTGRPNLNGWQPFRDDPWPGVTLLVDLRAGGYSADVGFTGDPGSRVEGISVMMDSARVTSDPAEDEEGHGDDPRSAVGVAVPLTDHLGHVATEAAALCDALAVEPQTRDAIVRAARWHDLGKAHAVFQDTMRRGLGPQGAPREQLLAKTVKGNVRHTRPYFRHELASALAFFEQEEWSRDADLVAYLVAAHHGKVRMNLRALPRERPPQGERDTIRFARGVWEGDEIPPVDLGTGERWGGGPLRLSVMEIGWDETTGESWIERTRELLARFGPFRLAWMETVVRLADWRASAKEREGRYGQA
- a CDS encoding WYL domain-containing transcriptional regulator, which encodes MPRNDQVTRQWLLLKRLEDVRGATLSELAESLPEDYSRHPRTIRRDLEALEAAHIPLIIERRNGQTVWRLMDGYRQTLPLALSPTELMALVFSRDLLKPLDGTEMKASLDSALTKAAAALPAEGATYVENLRGQFAVGLGSHKTYREHRHTIDHLSRAISRTRTVQMRYYTASRNQTRRREVDPYRLWYADGGLFLIGYCHLRRDVRTFAVDRIRSLSLTNRPCQMPLCFDLDAYVKDSLVVMRGKPIELELLFDKATTAWVKGRIWHHSQQVHKTRDGRLALSLRVADTPELVGWVLHFGGGVQVIGPATFRDKVRDEARKILEQGDLAARTVPRALRRNRDAPTSLLRA